In Rhodobacter xanthinilyticus, a single window of DNA contains:
- the mbfA gene encoding iron exporter MbfA, which translates to MIPGFASRRRFSELSEQEVLALAISSEEDDARIYRQYAEELRAQYPASAVIFEEMAKEEDHHRQLLIERHRARFGEVIPLIRREHVAGFYARKPVWLAKNLSLETIRGEAEAMERDAQEFYLLAAKHASDAATRKLLGDLAAAEAGHEQKAEHLVASTLTEDARAEEDRAAHRQFILTWVQPGLAGLMDGSVSTLAPIFATAFATQNTSTTFLVGLAAAAGAGISMGFTEAAHDDGKLSGRGSPLKRGIASGVMTAVGGLGHALPYLIPDFWTATTIAIIVVFIELWAIAWIQNRYMETPFLRAVLQVVIGGALVFAAGALIGGG; encoded by the coding sequence ATGATCCCCGGTTTCGCATCACGGCGGCGGTTTTCCGAGCTTTCCGAGCAGGAAGTCCTCGCGCTGGCGATCTCCTCGGAAGAGGATGACGCGCGCATCTATCGCCAATATGCCGAGGAATTGCGCGCGCAATACCCGGCCTCGGCGGTGATTTTCGAGGAAATGGCGAAGGAGGAGGACCACCATCGCCAGCTTCTGATCGAGCGTCACCGCGCGCGGTTTGGCGAGGTGATCCCGCTCATCCGGCGCGAACATGTCGCCGGGTTTTACGCGCGCAAGCCGGTTTGGCTGGCCAAGAACCTCTCGCTCGAGACGATCCGCGGCGAGGCCGAGGCGATGGAGCGCGACGCGCAGGAGTTCTACCTGCTGGCCGCCAAACATGCCTCCGACGCGGCGACGCGCAAGCTTCTGGGCGATCTCGCGGCGGCCGAGGCGGGCCATGAGCAGAAGGCCGAGCATCTGGTGGCGAGCACGCTGACCGAGGATGCGCGCGCCGAGGAGGACCGCGCCGCGCATCGCCAGTTCATCCTGACCTGGGTGCAACCCGGTCTCGCGGGGCTGATGGATGGCTCGGTCTCGACGCTCGCGCCGATTTTCGCGACCGCCTTTGCCACGCAAAACACCTCGACGACCTTCCTCGTCGGCCTCGCTGCGGCGGCCGGGGCGGGGATCTCGATGGGCTTCACCGAGGCCGCGCATGACGACGGCAAACTCTCGGGCCGCGGCTCGCCGCTCAAACGCGGCATCGCCTCGGGGGTGATGACGGCGGTGGGCGGGCTGGGCCACGCGCTGCCCTATCTGATCCCCGATTTCTGGACCGCGACGACGATCGCGATCATCGTGGTCTTCATCGAGCTCTGGGCGATTGCCTGGATCCAGAACCGCTACATGGAGACGCCGTTCCTGCGCGCGGTGCTACAGGTTGTGATCGGGGGCGCGTTGGTCTTTGCGGCGGGGGCCCTGATCGGGGGCGGTTAA
- the trhO gene encoding oxygen-dependent tRNA uridine(34) hydroxylase TrhO: protein MLIVAALYHFTRFDDPAALRGPLLALAEAGDVKGSLLLAREGINGTVAGPRAGVDALLAHIRGLPGCAGLVWKESAAAEMPFGRMKVRLKREIVTMGEPDIDPRARVGHYVAPADWNALISAPDVVVIDTRNDYEVAIGTFEGALDPGTKSFREFPGWWRENAARFHNKRVAMFCTGGIRCEKSTNYLLGEGVEEVYHLEGGILKYLEEVPQEESLWHGDCFVFDGRVSLRHGLVQGDYTLCHACRRPLAPADKARPEYEEGVCCHQCAGDYSEADRARFRERAHQIRLAAARGARHLGEG from the coding sequence ATGCTGATCGTCGCCGCGCTTTATCATTTCACCCGTTTTGACGACCCCGCCGCGCTGCGCGGGCCGCTTCTGGCGCTGGCCGAGGCCGGCGACGTCAAGGGCTCGCTTCTGCTCGCGCGCGAGGGGATCAACGGCACCGTCGCGGGGCCGCGGGCGGGGGTGGATGCGCTGTTGGCGCATATCCGGGGGCTGCCGGGCTGCGCGGGGCTCGTCTGGAAGGAAAGCGCGGCCGCCGAGATGCCCTTCGGGCGGATGAAGGTGCGGCTCAAGCGCGAGATCGTCACCATGGGCGAGCCCGATATCGACCCGCGCGCGCGGGTGGGCCATTATGTGGCGCCCGCCGACTGGAACGCGCTGATCTCGGCGCCCGATGTCGTGGTGATCGACACGCGCAACGATTACGAGGTCGCGATCGGCACCTTCGAGGGCGCGCTCGACCCGGGCACGAAGAGCTTCCGCGAGTTCCCCGGCTGGTGGCGCGAAAACGCGGCGCGGTTTCACAACAAGCGCGTGGCGATGTTCTGCACCGGCGGGATTCGGTGCGAGAAATCAACGAATTATCTGCTCGGCGAGGGGGTCGAGGAGGTCTATCACCTCGAGGGCGGGATCTTGAAATACCTCGAGGAGGTGCCGCAGGAGGAGAGCCTCTGGCACGGCGATTGCTTCGTCTTCGATGGCCGCGTCAGCCTGCGCCATGGGCTCGTGCAGGGCGATTACACGCTCTGCCACGCCTGCCGCCGGCCGCTCGCCCCCGCCGACAAGGCCCGCCCGGAGTATGAAGAGGGCGTCTGCTGCCATCAATGCGCGGGCGATTATTCCGAGGCCGACCGCGCGCGGTTCCGCGAGCGCGCGCATCAGATCCGCCTCGCCGCGGCGCGGGGGGCGCGCCACCTCGGCGAGGGCTGA
- the pncA gene encoding bifunctional nicotinamidase/pyrazinamidase, which produces MAQTTEALIVIDVQNDFCPGGALAVAGGDEIIPRINRLMQEIPVTILTQDWHPEEHLSFAAMHEGRAPFDTIEMPYGPQTLWPSHCVWGTPGAAFHPALAIDPADLILRKGFRAEIDSYSAFFENDHATATGLAGYLRERGITDLTFTGLALDYCVAWSAIDAARLGFRVRVLEGACRAIDLGGSLAAARAAMRDAGVELEA; this is translated from the coding sequence ATGGCCCAGACCACCGAGGCGCTGATCGTCATCGATGTGCAAAACGATTTCTGCCCCGGCGGGGCGCTCGCGGTCGCCGGGGGCGACGAGATCATCCCGCGCATCAACCGGCTGATGCAGGAGATCCCGGTGACGATCCTGACCCAGGATTGGCACCCCGAGGAGCACCTCTCCTTCGCCGCGATGCACGAGGGCCGCGCGCCCTTCGACACGATCGAGATGCCCTACGGCCCGCAAACGCTCTGGCCGTCGCATTGCGTCTGGGGCACCCCGGGCGCGGCCTTCCACCCCGCCCTCGCCATCGACCCGGCCGATCTGATCCTGCGCAAGGGCTTCCGCGCCGAGATCGACAGCTATTCGGCGTTTTTCGAAAATGACCACGCCACCGCCACCGGCCTCGCGGGCTATCTGCGCGAGCGCGGCATCACCGATCTGACCTTCACCGGCCTTGCGCTCGATTATTGCGTGGCCTGGTCGGCGATCGACGCGGCGCGTCTTGGCTTCCGGGTGCGGGTGCTCGAGGGCGCCTGCCGGGCGATCGATCTGGGCGGCTCGCTCGCCGCCGCGCGCGCCGCGATGCGCGATGCGGGCGTCGAGCTCGAGGCATGA